A single Hippocampus zosterae strain Florida chromosome 19, ASM2543408v3, whole genome shotgun sequence DNA region contains:
- the mfsd4b gene encoding sodium-dependent glucose transporter 1 gives MTDEPGLGSLRPVDGGGSFTCRVRGDERRSAISNENGLRLVAAARDFPTRSSDDDSGAPMSAAVKKKHVRFASMDDDQEEDTLFDKRKDAERGGLKSALKAAKRKTKAGCGDRVKVAGGGGRASCGRRVVSLTLCASFLGLGMAISVIGPTFEDLASNVKKDISNISYIFVGRSAGFIGGSLLGGVLFDCLNPNLLLGFSMLITSCGMCAIPFCKHALLLTGFMSGIGISLGILDTGGNVLILQTWGEQAAPHMQALHFSFAAGAFASPIIAKVLLGRHGGGAASDATRPFADGDRAAVRPVGGGEPTSMWAYVVIGLLVLLTSVPFFLLSAGGEASRDKGRPSRAEPPAARHHAALVALLFFFFFAYVGAEVAYGTFIFTFAKDFAGMSASQAAGLNSLFWATFAACRGLAIFLASRVYPGTMILLSLAGSTLSTLFLCLFSKDKATLWICTAFYGASMSSTFPGGISWLEQYTAVTGRSAAALVVGGALGEMALPALVGFLLGKMDGQPSLMYVSLGASTFTAILFPVMYKLASVGKAHGRGPPNDGEFRRALLDSGAVDEEDDEEEENEADRWNDADFEVIEMDDATSLVASPAKSASSSPNADGGAASSATRTSEPAKEASSSDAVSLVGDSPGRKLLLFADRVKRD, from the exons ATGACTGACGAGCCGGGACTCGGGAGCCTTCGCCCGGTCGACGGAGGAGGGAGCTTTACCTGCCGAGTGAGAGGCGACGAACGACGCTCGGCCATTTCTAATGAAAATGGCCTTCGACTTGTAGCAGCCGCGAGAGATTTCCCGACCCGGTCAAGTGACGACGACAGCGGAGCGCCGATGTCCGCCGCAGTGAAAAAGAAGCACGTCCGCTTCGCCAGCATGGACGACGATCAGGAAGAGGACACCTTGTTTGACAAGAGGAAGGACGCCGAGCGAGGCGGTCTCAAGAGTGCGCTCAAGGCGGCCAAGAGGAAGACGAAAGCGGGATGCGGCGACCGGGTGAAAGTTGCCGGAGGGGGCGGACGCGCGTCGTGCGGCCGCCGGGTGGTCAGCCTGACACTCTGCGCATCCTTTCTGGGCCTG GGGATGGCGATCTCGGTTATCGGACCCACGTTTGAGGACTTGGCTTCAAACGTGAAGAAGGACATCAGCAACATCTCCTACATCTTCGTCGGCCGGTCTGCGGGCTTCATCGGCGGCTCGCTTTTGGGGGGTGTTCTTTTCGACTGCCTGAACCCCAACCTGCTGCTAG GTTTTTCCATGCTGATCACTTCGTGCGGAATGTGCGCCATCCCTTTTTGCAAACACGCCCTGCTGCTCACCGGCTTCATGTCCGGCATCGGCATCTCGCTGGGGATCCTGGACACGG GTGGGAACGTCCTCATACTGCAGACGTGGGGCGAGCAGGCCGCACCCCACATGCAGGCCCTCCACTTCAGTTTCGCCGCCGGCGCCTTTGCGTCGCCAATCATCGCCAAGGTGCTGTTGGGCCGAcacggcggcggcgcggcgaGCGACGCCACGCGGCCCTTCGCCGACGGCGATCGGGCCGCGGTCCGGCCGGTCGGCGGCGGCGAGCCGACCTCCATGTGGGCCTACGTCGTGATCGGCCTGTTGGTCCTGCTCACCTCGGTCCCGTTCTTCCTGCTCTCCGCCGGCGGCGAGGCGTCCCGCGACAAAGGCCGTCCGTCCCGGGCCGAGCCCCCGGCGGCCCGCCACCACGCGGCGCTGGTGGccctgctcttcttcttcttcttcgcctACGTGGGCGCCGAGGTGGCCTACGGCACCTTCATTTTCACCTTTGCCAAGGATTTTGCCGGAATGAGCGCGTCCCAGGCGGCCGGCTTGAATTCCTTATTCTGGGCCACGTTCGCCGCCTGCCGGGGGCTGGCCATCTTCTTGGCGTCCCGCGTGTACCCGGGCACCATGATCCTGCTCAGCCTGGCGGGCAGCACGCTGTCCACCCTCTTCCTCTGCCTCTTCAGCAAGGACAAAGCCACGCTGTGGATTTGCACGGCCTTCTACGGGGCTTCCATGTCCTCCACTTTCCCCGGCGGGATTTCCTGGCTGGAGCAGTACACGGCCGTGACGGGGCGCTCGGCGGCGGCCTTGGTGGTGGGCGGCGCCCTGGGCGAGATGGCCTTGCCCGCTCTGGTGGGCTTCCTGCTGGGAAAGATGGACGGACAGCCCTCGCTGATGTACGTGTCGCTGGGCGCGTCCACCTTCACCGCCATCCTCTTTCCGGTCATGTACAAGCTGGCCTCGGTCGGAAAAGCCCACGGGAGGGGGCCGCCCAACGACGGCGAGTTCCGACGGGCGCTGCTGGATTCGGGAGCCGTCGACGAGGaagacgacgaggaggaggagaacgagGCCGATCGGTGGAACGATGCCGACTTTGAAGTCATTGAAATGGACGACGCCACGAGTCTCGTCGCTTCGCCCGCTAAGTCGGCTTCTTCCTCCCCCAACGCCGACGGGGGCGCGGCTTCCTCTGCCACGCGGACGAGCGAACCCGCAAAGGAGGCCTCGTCATCCGACGCCGTTTCCCTGGTGGGGGACTCCCCCGGACGCAAACTGCTGCTCTTTGCTGACCGAGTCAAGAGAGACTGA